Proteins encoded within one genomic window of Methanosarcina barkeri str. Wiesmoor:
- a CDS encoding NAD(P)/FAD-dependent oxidoreductase: protein MGSDSGTESAVDEIQKAAKSDEKFQEAVSAQNLEKKDPIKVIIIGGGACGMAVATKIRRQSDFEITVISRDSHTAYSHCGIPFVLGREIKSFEKLIVKPKDFFKRNRIDVRLNECVSSIDLDLKVVRTGERTYPFDKLVIATGSLPFIPLTGSTNVLPYGVFTLRNLDDGVLFEKALKTVERVCIIGAGTIGIECAVALSRRGVKAILINRSKNLLSRQLDPDISEIIREHLESLGIEVISGELAVYPENFWKEKILYVGERQLPADLVLLASGVKPEVSLALEAGIEIGKAGGIIVNEILQVKAGDKAREEFLPYVYAGGECVEVTDLITGEAKLSQLGTTARHMADIIGNNITGKSTPLGPLANPWVAVAGDLQFGGVGITSKEAESHGIKINTGFSLSRTRASYYPGRKDLYIKLLFKDDILVGAQLAGGEGIKERIDALSLAIRKKTTIRDLLDLETCYTPPVSMLVDPLRLAVKATIRNIKEKKGKQIQEKEMEGKQIQEK, encoded by the coding sequence ATGGGAAGCGATTCCGGCACAGAAAGTGCTGTAGATGAAATCCAGAAAGCAGCCAAATCTGATGAAAAATTTCAGGAAGCAGTATCCGCACAGAACCTCGAAAAAAAAGATCCCATAAAAGTGATTATTATAGGAGGGGGAGCCTGTGGCATGGCGGTTGCTACCAAAATTCGAAGACAGAGCGATTTTGAGATCACTGTAATTTCAAGAGATTCCCATACTGCTTACAGCCACTGTGGAATCCCTTTTGTTCTGGGCCGGGAAATTAAGAGTTTTGAAAAATTAATAGTTAAACCCAAGGATTTTTTCAAAAGAAATCGAATCGATGTCAGGCTAAATGAGTGTGTCAGCTCAATAGATTTGGATTTAAAAGTTGTTCGGACAGGAGAAAGGACTTATCCTTTTGACAAACTCGTTATCGCCACAGGTAGCCTGCCCTTTATACCTCTAACAGGTAGTACAAATGTTCTCCCTTATGGTGTTTTTACTCTGAGGAATCTTGATGATGGAGTGCTTTTTGAAAAAGCCCTGAAAACTGTTGAGAGAGTTTGCATAATAGGTGCAGGAACAATAGGAATAGAATGTGCAGTGGCACTTTCAAGAAGGGGAGTTAAAGCCATCCTCATAAACCGAAGTAAAAACCTGCTTTCCAGACAACTGGACCCTGACATTTCCGAAATTATAAGAGAACATCTGGAAAGTCTCGGGATTGAGGTAATCTCCGGGGAACTTGCGGTTTATCCTGAAAATTTCTGGAAAGAAAAAATACTATATGTAGGGGAGAGGCAGCTTCCTGCAGATCTTGTGCTTCTTGCAAGTGGAGTTAAACCTGAGGTATCCCTTGCCCTAGAGGCCGGTATCGAAATTGGGAAAGCAGGAGGAATAATTGTAAATGAAATACTTCAGGTTAAGGCAGGAGATAAGGCAAGAGAAGAATTTCTTCCCTATGTATATGCAGGCGGGGAATGTGTGGAGGTAACAGACCTTATAACAGGGGAAGCAAAATTAAGCCAGCTAGGCACGACAGCCCGGCATATGGCCGACATAATCGGCAATAATATCACAGGAAAAAGTACCCCTCTTGGGCCGCTTGCCAATCCCTGGGTAGCCGTGGCAGGAGATTTACAATTTGGCGGAGTTGGCATTACCTCAAAAGAGGCTGAAAGCCATGGAATAAAGATAAACACAGGATTTTCACTGAGCCGTACAAGAGCTTCCTATTATCCGGGCCGTAAAGACCTGTACATTAAACTCCTGTTCAAAGACGATATTCTGGTGGGGGCGCAGCTTGCCGGAGGAGAGGGGATAAAAGAAAGGATCGATGCTCTTTCCTTAGCAATCCGAAAGAAAACTACCATTAGAGACCTTCTTGACCTGGAGACTTGCTATACACCACCGGTCTCTATGCTTGTGGATCCTCTCAGACTAGCTGTAAAAGCTACAATCCGAAATATAAAGGAAAAGAAAGGAAAGCAAATACAAGAAAAGGAAATGGAAGGAAAGCAAATACAAGAAAAATGA
- the dnaG gene encoding DNA primase DnaG, with translation MQNTDTTKYIIHSKINADGVIERPDIVGAIFGQTEGLLGADLDLRDLQKTGRIGRIEVMVTAKGGKTKGNIFVPSSLDKVETSILAASLETIDRVGPCSAKIEVFQVEDVRAVKRKKIIERAKLIFTKMFDETVPESQELADEVRQSVRVDELTYYGKSRIPCGPNVLNSDAIIILEGRADILNLLRYGIKNTICVGGTNIPPEVAELTKKKTVTAFTDGDRGGELIIRELLQVADIDYVARAPDGKCVEDLVQKEVIRALRRKVPVEQIIEKYGIQEREGEESTRVERGSKRKIRAPEIAPRITEKKLHKRIKIHRVSSKPDLYEEELPEEETKGKASAKAFEKVSVKAAEKVSEMVPATAGKVKTRSIVAKPQISARKAPAAARVSREKPAEKVPSAVKVSRGEAVRVSPAPVKTVPVSPEATRFRPHVEALKGTLTARILDSQDKVIEEIAVRDLASRLKTYKENIQSVVFDGVITQRLVDIASSNAIKNLIGVKIGNIAKVPADMEVLTASML, from the coding sequence ATGCAAAATACAGATACTACAAAATACATCATTCATTCTAAAATTAATGCGGATGGGGTAATTGAACGTCCTGATATCGTAGGTGCGATTTTTGGGCAAACTGAGGGATTACTCGGGGCTGATCTTGATCTCCGTGACCTGCAAAAAACTGGCAGGATTGGCAGGATCGAGGTAATGGTTACGGCTAAAGGAGGAAAGACCAAAGGAAATATCTTTGTTCCCTCAAGCCTTGATAAGGTTGAAACCTCAATTCTTGCCGCGTCGCTTGAGACCATTGATAGAGTAGGACCATGCAGCGCCAAAATTGAGGTTTTCCAGGTAGAAGACGTAAGAGCTGTAAAGCGAAAGAAGATTATTGAAAGGGCAAAGCTCATTTTTACCAAAATGTTTGATGAGACCGTGCCCGAATCCCAGGAGCTGGCTGATGAAGTCCGACAGTCCGTAAGAGTCGATGAACTCACTTACTACGGAAAGTCCAGAATTCCCTGTGGGCCGAATGTACTTAACTCAGATGCCATCATTATTCTCGAGGGAAGGGCTGACATTCTGAACCTACTCCGTTATGGTATAAAGAATACCATCTGTGTAGGAGGAACAAACATTCCTCCAGAAGTTGCAGAGCTTACTAAAAAGAAAACAGTAACAGCATTTACTGATGGAGATCGTGGAGGAGAACTCATAATACGTGAGCTCCTACAGGTGGCAGACATCGATTATGTTGCCCGTGCCCCTGATGGAAAATGTGTAGAGGATCTTGTTCAGAAAGAAGTTATACGAGCTCTTCGTCGGAAAGTTCCTGTAGAACAGATCATCGAGAAATACGGAATCCAGGAGAGAGAAGGTGAAGAAAGTACCAGAGTGGAAAGGGGCTCCAAAAGAAAGATAAGAGCACCTGAGATTGCTCCCAGGATTACTGAAAAGAAGTTGCACAAGCGTATTAAAATTCACAGGGTCTCTTCAAAGCCAGATCTTTATGAGGAGGAACTTCCGGAAGAAGAAACGAAAGGGAAAGCATCTGCAAAAGCTTTTGAAAAGGTTTCTGTAAAAGCTGCTGAGAAAGTCTCGGAAATGGTTCCTGCAACTGCAGGAAAAGTCAAAACGAGATCTATCGTCGCAAAACCTCAGATCTCAGCAAGGAAAGCTCCTGCTGCCGCCAGAGTTTCCAGAGAAAAACCTGCTGAGAAGGTTCCGTCAGCCGTTAAAGTTTCTAGAGGTGAGGCTGTCAGAGTTTCTCCTGCTCCGGTAAAGACGGTTCCAGTTTCTCCTGAAGCCACCAGGTTCAGACCTCATGTCGAAGCTCTGAAAGGAACTTTAACGGCCCGAATTCTTGATTCCCAGGATAAGGTAATAGAAGAGATTGCGGTGCGGGACCTTGCGAGCAGGCTGAAAACATATAAAGAAAATATCCAGAGTGTTGTTTTTGATGGCGTAATTACTCAGAGGCTCGTTGATATTGCCTCAAGTAATGCAATTAAAAACCTTATAGGTGTGAAGATAGGGAATATAGCTAAGGTTCCTGCTGATATGGAAGTTTTGACTGCAAGCATGCTTTGA
- a CDS encoding UPF0058 family protein, translated as MHKEELIQLHTYMAQMKRYFERHGVTHEFDDYKALSISPVHIHRSKADHKRAIFITMGAQRVTNTLTFRSGMK; from the coding sequence ATGCACAAGGAAGAGCTAATACAACTACACACGTATATGGCCCAGATGAAGAGATATTTTGAAAGGCACGGGGTAACGCACGAATTCGATGACTACAAGGCTTTATCCATAAGCCCTGTACACATTCACCGGAGCAAGGCAGATCACAAGCGCGCAATTTTTATTACTATGGGAGCGCAGAGGGTCACGAATACCCTGACCTTTAGGTCGGGGATGAAGTGA
- the tnpA gene encoding IS200/IS605-like element ISMba16 family transposase, with product MLELRSFSHGYGQITYHIVLVPKYRYSIFYNKRIKKDCELILSSICMEKGYKIHAMEVVDDHVHLFLEFHPSTSLSEVIQYLKGGSSYRLFKLHPEMRHQYWSGSLWSSGKFYRSVGNVTADTIKHYIKESQGKTKTEAQSQRLKKSGQRRINEF from the coding sequence ATGTTGGAACTACGTAGTTTTAGCCATGGCTATGGTCAGATTACCTACCACATCGTGTTGGTACCTAAATATCGATACAGTATATTCTACAACAAGCGGATTAAAAAGGATTGCGAGTTGATTCTCAGCAGTATTTGCATGGAAAAAGGCTACAAAATTCATGCAATGGAAGTTGTAGATGATCATGTTCACTTGTTTCTAGAGTTTCATCCAAGTACTTCTCTATCAGAGGTAATTCAATACTTGAAAGGAGGAAGTTCTTACAGACTTTTCAAGCTTCATCCTGAAATGAGACACCAGTATTGGAGTGGAAGTCTATGGTCAAGTGGAAAGTTCTATCGATCTGTTGGGAATGTAACTGCTGACACAATCAAGCATTATATTAAGGAATCGCAGGGAAAAACGAAAACAGAAGCTCAATCACAGAGGTTAAAAAAATCCGGGCAACGTAGAATTAATGAGTTCTAA
- the rimI gene encoding ribosomal protein S18-alanine N-acetyltransferase: MIRRFAPEDFQEVIEIESEAFSEHNSLLYMSFYETVGDGFLIAEQDGKVMGYVVGYRSGENEGHIFSIGVKEEYRGRGIGTSLIHAICDIFVANGLRYARLEVRNSNKGAQKLYRSIGFVPCWTEKKYYSDGEDGMVMKMHLHPYRLLISKQKYLESIISDNEFFVTFKSPISYYP, translated from the coding sequence ATGATAAGGCGTTTTGCACCTGAAGACTTCCAAGAAGTAATTGAAATTGAAAGTGAGGCCTTTTCGGAGCACAACTCCCTCTTATATATGAGCTTTTACGAAACCGTTGGGGATGGTTTCCTTATCGCAGAGCAGGATGGAAAAGTCATGGGGTATGTAGTAGGCTACCGTTCTGGAGAAAATGAAGGGCACATTTTTTCTATCGGTGTCAAAGAAGAATATCGGGGAAGAGGAATAGGTACATCACTAATTCATGCTATCTGTGACATATTTGTTGCAAACGGACTTCGATACGCAAGGCTCGAAGTAAGAAACAGTAACAAAGGAGCACAAAAATTATATAGGTCCATAGGATTTGTACCCTGCTGGACCGAAAAAAAATATTACTCAGATGGAGAGGACGGGATGGTGATGAAAATGCATCTTCACCCTTATCGTCTCCTAATTTCAAAACAAAAATATCTGGAATCTATAATTTCAGATAACGAATTCTTTGTCACCTTCAAGAGCCCTATCAGTTATTACCCATGA
- the arcS gene encoding archaeosine synthase subunit alpha — protein sequence MTRYFEIEQRDGAARIGKLLLSPELHTPCILNATELGKLENPGPVVDAGSFWDVKSDAELEARVKQIREKAGKGTLIILPHQTYPPAIPAESLGNVQKFTAFKGENVEDAGPTGSLLRIGGKPEKTDLYVMEGAGTLENNARRFLETVIEFKNQIPPDTALYAPNLALPENIAMLIYLGVDVLDDTRAEIAAYSDIYLTATSSFYLDSLTEFPCRCRACAESTPAELRKLPKIERAKFLSAHNKNALEAELSLVRERIRAGTLREYVEGQCRVRPWLTALLRLGDFEYSYLEERVPAFRQNQLLADTSEALSRVEVVRFARRIQERYTPPDLEVLVLLPCAARKPYSTSQSHQKFILALGKYRKFVHEVILTSPLGIVPRELELTYPAAHYDTAVTGHWDEEEKNWVSGCLEAYLSKYRYKAIVAHVEGAYREICERAAGNLGIEITYTAKGSLVSTEALSNLRSTVESICSSENFSRKSLNAEENKKNFVRAIAEYQFGEGAAFLFSEEIGKLVVKGRFPKYQLFSGKKQLATLVPQYGMLALSLEGAELMLKNKKYLVKIDDFLPRGSILAPGVIEADTGIRPNDEVIVLGKKALCVGRAMMSGEEMVKSSRGVAVDVRHIKKL from the coding sequence ATGACACGGTACTTTGAGATAGAACAAAGAGACGGAGCAGCAAGGATAGGAAAACTTCTGCTGTCTCCCGAGCTTCATACGCCCTGCATTTTGAATGCGACAGAACTTGGAAAGCTTGAAAACCCCGGCCCTGTTGTTGACGCGGGAAGTTTCTGGGATGTAAAATCCGATGCAGAGCTCGAAGCACGCGTAAAGCAAATCCGGGAAAAAGCAGGAAAAGGAACTCTTATAATCCTGCCGCATCAAACTTATCCGCCTGCCATTCCAGCTGAGTCCCTCGGGAACGTCCAAAAATTTACTGCTTTTAAAGGCGAAAACGTTGAAGATGCAGGCCCAACAGGTTCTCTCCTTAGAATAGGAGGAAAGCCTGAGAAAACCGACCTGTATGTAATGGAAGGGGCAGGTACCCTGGAAAACAATGCACGAAGATTTCTCGAGACCGTAATAGAATTTAAAAACCAGATTCCCCCTGATACAGCTCTTTATGCCCCAAACCTCGCGCTTCCTGAAAATATAGCTATGCTAATCTATCTTGGAGTTGATGTTCTGGACGATACCAGAGCAGAAATTGCAGCTTATTCTGATATCTACCTGACAGCAACAAGCAGCTTTTATCTTGACTCCCTGACAGAGTTTCCCTGCAGGTGCAGGGCATGCGCTGAAAGTACGCCCGCAGAGCTCAGGAAGCTTCCGAAGATCGAGAGGGCAAAATTCCTTTCAGCTCACAATAAGAATGCTCTCGAAGCCGAACTTTCCCTTGTGCGGGAAAGGATAAGGGCAGGAACATTGAGAGAATATGTTGAGGGCCAGTGCAGAGTAAGACCCTGGCTCACAGCCCTGTTAAGACTTGGAGATTTTGAGTATTCCTACCTTGAAGAAAGAGTTCCTGCTTTCCGGCAAAACCAGTTGCTTGCAGATACCTCAGAGGCTCTATCTCGAGTCGAAGTGGTGAGGTTTGCACGACGTATACAGGAAAGGTATACACCTCCAGACCTTGAGGTCCTCGTACTTTTGCCATGCGCGGCCAGAAAACCTTACTCAACCTCCCAATCCCATCAGAAATTTATTCTGGCCCTAGGAAAATACCGGAAATTCGTCCATGAAGTGATTTTAACCTCACCTCTTGGAATAGTACCCAGAGAACTGGAATTAACATATCCAGCAGCCCATTATGACACTGCAGTTACAGGACACTGGGACGAAGAGGAGAAAAACTGGGTTTCCGGCTGCCTCGAAGCTTATCTCTCAAAATACAGATACAAAGCCATAGTTGCCCATGTAGAAGGGGCATACAGGGAAATCTGTGAAAGAGCGGCAGGCAATCTCGGGATTGAAATAACCTATACTGCTAAAGGAAGTCTTGTGTCTACGGAGGCTCTCTCAAACCTCAGGAGTACCGTTGAATCTATCTGTTCATCCGAAAACTTCAGCAGGAAAAGCCTGAACGCGGAAGAAAACAAGAAGAATTTCGTGAGAGCTATTGCAGAATATCAGTTCGGAGAAGGTGCTGCATTTCTTTTCTCTGAAGAAATCGGAAAGCTTGTGGTCAAAGGCCGATTCCCCAAGTATCAGCTCTTTTCCGGAAAAAAACAACTTGCAACCCTGGTTCCACAATACGGAATGCTTGCTCTTTCTCTCGAAGGAGCCGAACTCATGCTAAAAAATAAGAAATACCTGGTAAAGATTGATGATTTTCTCCCACGCGGTTCAATCCTTGCCCCAGGAGTTATTGAGGCTGATACGGGAATAAGGCCTAATGATGAGGTAATTGTGCTCGGGAAAAAAGCGCTCTGCGTAGGGCGAGCTATGATGAGCGGAGAGGAAATGGTAAAGTCTAGTAGAGGAGTTGCAGTGGATGTCAGGCATATCAAGAAACTCTGA
- a CDS encoding DUF1828 domain-containing protein, translated as MDLTSLERDIKKRICEDIEIFYEGEERLVIVSPVTFDDGDSLNTVLKEGETGWYFTDEGSTLMHLSYTDLDTSLDRGKRQEIFKQILSIHNMENDGGELKIMVEGEDFGESYFTFIQGLIRIVDLVLFTKKEYVKSMFYEEFRSYLKEKFGTKCNFNYTDKARDPESMYSVDCSIEDENNLIFFFGVLNDDKCRDVTITCLKFREWERDFVSICIFEDQETITRKVFGRLLDEVDKSYSTLSTAKAGLPEYMKKFALSMN; from the coding sequence ATGGATCTTACATCGTTAGAGCGGGATATAAAGAAAAGAATTTGCGAAGATATTGAAATCTTCTATGAAGGAGAAGAAAGGCTTGTTATTGTTTCCCCAGTTACATTTGACGATGGAGATTCGCTAAATACAGTGCTCAAGGAGGGGGAAACCGGTTGGTATTTCACCGATGAAGGCAGCACTCTAATGCACTTATCATATACAGATCTTGATACTTCACTTGATAGGGGTAAGCGGCAGGAGATCTTCAAGCAAATCCTCTCTATCCATAACATGGAAAATGATGGAGGAGAGCTCAAAATTATGGTAGAAGGAGAGGATTTTGGAGAATCATATTTTACGTTTATCCAGGGGTTAATCAGAATAGTTGACCTCGTATTATTTACAAAAAAAGAATATGTAAAATCTATGTTTTATGAAGAATTCAGAAGCTATTTGAAAGAGAAGTTCGGCACTAAGTGCAACTTTAACTACACGGACAAAGCGCGTGACCCGGAAAGTATGTATTCTGTAGACTGCTCTATTGAAGATGAGAACAATCTTATTTTCTTTTTTGGCGTGCTTAATGACGATAAATGTAGAGATGTAACCATTACATGTCTCAAATTTAGGGAATGGGAGAGAGACTTTGTGTCTATATGTATCTTTGAGGATCAGGAGACAATTACCCGGAAAGTTTTTGGCAGGCTCCTTGATGAAGTCGATAAATCATACTCTACACTATCAACTGCAAAAGCAGGGCTTCCGGAATACATGAAGAAATTTGCACTTAGTATGAACTGA
- a CDS encoding FAD-binding oxidoreductase, with translation MDITAELQKIVGGRLSVSPSELYCYSSDASQVKGMPDYVVRPKSTDEVSRIVRLAYENEIPVTARGAGTGLAGGAVPVKGGIVLDMSGMNRILEIDINNIQVQVEPGIIQDDLNEALKPYGFFFPPNPGSSAMCTIGGMIAYNASGMRCVKYGTTRHYVRDLEVVLADGTVIHTGSKMLKSAAGYDLTQLIVGSEGTLGIVTKARLKIAPLPKTRKLVITSFENAEIAGQAVVKTFSHGVIPSACEILDRVSLQVLKRYDPNLVLPSEGDVILFEVDGTESSAREAAEQIMKVCTPLSLSIRLAESEKEMADIWAARKLVGAAVSRLDPTKSRIYVGEDVGVPIKRIPELLKRAQEIAEKFNLPAMKYGHIGDGNLHFALFIDVLNKDEWDRLNKAADLIHRTAIELGGTVSSEHGIGAARAEYMKAQWGPALEVMRAIKNALDPKGILNPGKLGL, from the coding sequence ATGGATATAACTGCAGAACTTCAAAAAATCGTTGGTGGGCGACTCTCAGTCTCGCCTTCGGAACTTTATTGTTATTCTTCTGACGCATCCCAGGTCAAGGGAATGCCTGATTACGTGGTACGCCCGAAAAGCACAGACGAAGTAAGCCGGATTGTCAGGCTTGCCTATGAGAACGAGATCCCTGTGACTGCAAGGGGAGCAGGCACAGGACTTGCAGGTGGTGCAGTCCCTGTTAAAGGGGGCATTGTGCTGGATATGTCGGGCATGAATAGGATTCTTGAAATCGATATTAATAATATTCAGGTCCAGGTAGAACCCGGGATTATTCAGGATGATTTAAATGAAGCGCTAAAGCCGTATGGTTTTTTCTTTCCTCCAAATCCTGGCAGTTCAGCCATGTGTACTATCGGGGGTATGATAGCTTACAACGCAAGTGGAATGCGCTGCGTTAAGTACGGTACTACCAGACACTATGTTCGCGACCTTGAAGTGGTGCTTGCGGACGGGACAGTTATTCATACCGGTTCAAAGATGCTGAAATCCGCAGCAGGATATGACTTGACCCAGCTTATTGTGGGTTCGGAAGGCACACTCGGCATTGTTACAAAAGCCAGGCTTAAGATTGCCCCTCTCCCTAAAACTCGAAAACTGGTAATTACTTCCTTTGAAAACGCGGAAATTGCAGGGCAGGCGGTCGTAAAAACCTTCTCACACGGGGTCATTCCCTCAGCCTGCGAGATTCTGGACAGGGTTTCCCTGCAGGTTCTCAAACGTTACGACCCGAACCTTGTGCTTCCTTCAGAAGGCGATGTAATTCTTTTCGAGGTTGACGGCACTGAAAGCTCGGCACGTGAAGCTGCAGAACAGATCATGAAAGTCTGTACTCCCCTGTCTCTCTCTATAAGGCTTGCGGAAAGTGAAAAGGAAATGGCAGATATCTGGGCAGCCAGAAAACTCGTAGGGGCTGCGGTTTCTCGCCTGGACCCAACAAAGAGCCGCATCTATGTAGGAGAAGATGTGGGAGTTCCCATAAAGCGAATCCCTGAACTGCTAAAACGAGCACAGGAAATCGCTGAGAAATTCAACCTGCCGGCTATGAAATACGGGCATATAGGAGATGGAAACCTGCACTTTGCACTTTTCATTGATGTCCTGAATAAAGATGAATGGGATCGCCTAAACAAAGCTGCGGATCTTATTCACAGGACAGCGATTGAGCTTGGAGGTACAGTTAGCTCCGAACATGGAATAGGTGCGGCCAGGGCTGAATACATGAAAGCCCAATGGGGCCCTGCCCTTGAGGTAATGCGTGCGATCAAAAATGCCCTTGACCCGAAAGGTATACTGAATCCGGGCAAACTGGGGTTGTGA
- a CDS encoding (Fe-S)-binding protein, whose amino-acid sequence MKNEGKKGTEQAKKPEKTKITENEINGNESGKQSFEVDRRSVYRCVQCGTCRSVCPVFDVVGWESANTRGRMLIIKSLLEGRPPSEDMLPSLASCTTCGICAVKCPAGVKPPKVVEAARAQLVKCGITTEAQKNLKSTIMTYGNSFGETRDRKHWLSEVERSQLPEKSDYVYFVGCFDSYRYPEFAKKTFGILQQFGVTLLPDEQCCASPLLRTGFKEDAEKVMKHNLEQIRKVGAHTIITSCAGCYTTLKNNYPEELKVISLPEFLVEHLEELNLKKLDLTVTYHDPCHLGRHNKVYDAPRKVIQAICTLKEMKYIKENARCCGGGGGVRTGYPDISLELARNRLKDVPEGVDYIVTSCPLCVRNLRDAGGDIEVIDIVELVAMAME is encoded by the coding sequence ATGAAAAACGAAGGAAAAAAGGGAACTGAGCAGGCAAAAAAACCGGAAAAAACCAAAATAACCGAGAATGAGATAAACGGGAACGAGAGTGGAAAGCAGTCCTTTGAGGTTGACCGCAGGTCGGTTTATAGATGCGTACAATGCGGAACCTGCCGCTCGGTTTGCCCTGTATTTGACGTGGTAGGCTGGGAATCTGCCAATACACGAGGCAGAATGCTCATTATTAAAAGCCTGCTCGAAGGCAGGCCCCCTTCTGAAGATATGCTTCCAAGCCTTGCTTCCTGTACAACCTGCGGGATCTGCGCTGTCAAATGCCCTGCAGGAGTAAAACCACCTAAGGTTGTTGAAGCTGCTCGTGCCCAGCTTGTGAAATGTGGCATCACGACCGAAGCCCAGAAAAACTTGAAATCAACTATTATGACATACGGAAACTCGTTCGGGGAAACAAGAGACCGTAAACACTGGCTCTCCGAAGTAGAACGTTCTCAACTCCCTGAAAAGTCCGATTATGTCTATTTTGTGGGCTGTTTCGACTCCTACCGCTACCCGGAGTTTGCTAAAAAAACGTTTGGAATTCTGCAGCAGTTTGGCGTAACCCTCCTGCCTGACGAGCAATGCTGCGCTTCTCCTCTCCTGCGTACCGGATTTAAGGAGGATGCAGAAAAGGTCATGAAGCACAATCTTGAGCAAATCAGAAAAGTGGGCGCGCACACAATTATTACGAGTTGTGCCGGTTGTTATACAACGCTCAAGAACAACTACCCAGAAGAACTTAAGGTTATAAGTCTCCCAGAATTCCTTGTCGAACACCTGGAAGAACTTAATTTGAAGAAACTTGACCTTACAGTTACTTATCACGACCCTTGCCATCTGGGCAGGCATAATAAGGTCTACGATGCTCCAAGAAAGGTCATTCAGGCAATCTGTACTCTCAAGGAAATGAAATATATTAAAGAAAATGCACGCTGCTGTGGTGGTGGAGGCGGAGTACGGACAGGGTATCCTGATATTTCTCTTGAGCTTGCAAGAAACAGGCTTAAAGATGTGCCGGAAGGCGTGGATTACATTGTAACCTCCTGCCCTCTCTGCGTGAGAAATCTCAGGGACGCAGGTGGAGACATCGAGGTTATTGATATTGTAGAACTCGTGGCAATGGCAATGGAGTAG